The Bacillota bacterium genome contains a region encoding:
- a CDS encoding AtpZ/AtpI family protein, with protein MAQGPKGRKPDRSPWADLIRYATLLSWGFNTAAALIVGALGGNYLDRRWGTAPWLGLTGVLLAIGVSLYSLIREVIRLESKSGRRRHGPPE; from the coding sequence GTGGCGCAAGGGCCTAAGGGCCGCAAGCCGGACCGTTCGCCCTGGGCTGATTTGATCCGTTACGCTACTCTGCTTTCCTGGGGCTTCAACACGGCTGCGGCCCTGATTGTGGGGGCGCTGGGCGGCAACTACCTGGATCGCCGCTGGGGCACGGCGCCGTGGCTGGGCCTGACCGGCGTGCTGCTTGCGATCGGGGTGTCGCTGTACTCGCTGATTCGGGAAGTCATCCGGCTCGAATCAAAGAGCGGCCGGCGGCGGCACGGCCCGCCGGAGTGA